Proteins encoded together in one Pseudomonas arsenicoxydans window:
- the gcl gene encoding glyoxylate carboligase gives MSKMRAIEAAVLVMRREGVDTAFGIPGAAINPLYSALQKVGGIDHVLARHVEGASHMAEGYTRTKAGNIGVCIGTSGPAGTDMVTGLYSASADSIPILCITGQAPRARMHKEDFQAVDITTIVKPVTKWATTVMEPGQVPYAFQKAFYEMRSGRPGPVLIDLPFDVQMAEIEFDIDAYEPLPLAKPTANRVQIEKALAMLDQAERPLLVAGGGIINADASELLVEFAELTGIPVIPTLMGWGTIPDDHPLMVGMVGLQTSHRYGNATLLKSDVVLGVGNRWANRHTGSIDVYTEGRKFIHVDIEPTQIGRVFNPDLGIVSDAAAALTVFIEVAREWQAAGKLKNRSAWLQDCQQRKASLQRKTHFDNVPVKPQRVYEEMNQVFGKDTCYVSTIGLSQIAGAQFLHVYKPRHWINCGQAGPLGWTIPAALGVVKADPSRKVVALSGDYDFQFMIEELAVGAQFKLPYIHVVVNNSYLGLIRQAQRGFDMDYCVQLSFDNLNAPELNGYGVDHVAVAEGLGCKALRVFEPGQIQPALRKAQELIEEFKVPVIVEIILERVTNISMGTEINAVNEFEDLALVGNDAPTAISLLD, from the coding sequence ATGAGCAAAATGAGAGCAATCGAAGCCGCCGTTCTGGTGATGCGCCGTGAAGGGGTTGATACCGCTTTTGGCATCCCCGGCGCCGCGATCAACCCGCTGTACTCCGCCTTGCAGAAGGTCGGTGGCATCGATCACGTCCTCGCTCGCCACGTTGAAGGCGCCTCGCACATGGCCGAGGGCTACACCCGCACCAAGGCCGGCAATATCGGCGTGTGCATCGGGACTTCGGGACCTGCCGGTACCGACATGGTCACCGGGCTGTACAGCGCCTCGGCCGACTCGATCCCGATCTTGTGCATCACCGGTCAGGCACCGCGGGCGCGCATGCATAAGGAAGACTTCCAGGCGGTCGACATCACCACCATCGTCAAGCCAGTGACCAAGTGGGCGACCACCGTCATGGAGCCGGGCCAGGTGCCCTACGCGTTCCAGAAAGCCTTCTACGAAATGCGTTCCGGCCGTCCAGGCCCGGTGCTGATCGACCTGCCGTTCGACGTGCAGATGGCTGAAATCGAATTCGACATCGACGCCTACGAACCACTGCCGCTGGCCAAGCCAACCGCCAACCGCGTGCAAATCGAGAAGGCCCTGGCCATGCTCGATCAGGCCGAGCGTCCATTGCTGGTCGCCGGTGGCGGCATCATCAATGCCGACGCCAGCGAGTTGCTGGTGGAGTTCGCCGAGCTGACCGGTATCCCGGTCATTCCGACCCTGATGGGCTGGGGCACGATCCCGGACGATCACCCGTTGATGGTCGGCATGGTCGGTCTGCAGACGTCGCACCGCTACGGCAACGCCACCCTGCTCAAGTCCGACGTGGTGTTGGGCGTCGGTAACCGTTGGGCCAACCGTCACACTGGCTCGATCGACGTGTACACCGAAGGCCGCAAGTTCATCCACGTTGACATCGAACCGACCCAAATCGGCCGCGTGTTCAACCCGGACCTGGGCATCGTCTCCGACGCCGCTGCCGCGCTGACCGTGTTCATCGAAGTCGCTCGCGAGTGGCAAGCCGCCGGCAAGCTGAAAAACCGCAGCGCCTGGCTGCAAGACTGCCAGCAGCGCAAGGCCAGCCTGCAACGCAAGACTCACTTCGACAACGTGCCGGTCAAGCCGCAGCGCGTTTACGAAGAAATGAACCAGGTGTTCGGCAAAGACACTTGCTACGTCAGCACCATCGGTCTGTCGCAGATTGCCGGCGCGCAGTTCCTGCACGTCTACAAGCCGCGTCACTGGATCAACTGCGGTCAGGCCGGTCCATTGGGCTGGACCATTCCGGCAGCATTGGGCGTGGTCAAGGCTGATCCGAGCCGCAAGGTCGTGGCACTGTCGGGCGACTACGACTTCCAGTTCATGATCGAAGAATTGGCAGTGGGCGCGCAGTTCAAGCTGCCGTACATCCACGTTGTGGTAAACAACTCGTACCTGGGGCTGATTCGTCAGGCTCAGCGCGGTTTCGACATGGACTATTGCGTACAGCTGTCCTTCGATAACCTGAACGCTCCGGAACTCAATGGTTACGGTGTCGACCACGTTGCGGTCGCCGAAGGCCTCGGTTGCAAAGCACTGCGCGTGTTTGAACCGGGTCAGATCCAGCCTGCCCTGCGCAAGGCTCAGGAACTGATCGAAGAGTTCAAGGTGCCCGTGATCGTCGAGATTATTCTGGAGCGCGTGACCAACATTTCGATGGGCACCGAGATCAACGCCGTCAACGAATTCGAAGACCTGGCGCTGGTCGGCAACGATGCGCCAACCGCGATTTCGCTGCTTGATTAA
- a CDS encoding REP-associated tyrosine transposase: MLDLPASHRLRIGRYSETNQIYLLTTNTLDRKPVFNDFNLGRLVVSEFRSAQNQGWVNSLAWVVMPDHFHWLIELQKCSLSELMGKTKSLSTRALNQSTGRRGRLWQHGYHDRALRREDDLVKLARYVVANPLRAGICERFGDYPLWDAIWLNT, from the coding sequence ATGCTTGATTTACCTGCTTCACATCGCTTGCGCATTGGCCGCTATTCCGAAACGAACCAGATTTACCTTCTGACTACCAACACACTCGACAGAAAACCCGTTTTCAATGATTTCAACTTGGGCAGGTTGGTTGTCAGTGAATTTCGAAGTGCACAGAATCAGGGGTGGGTTAACTCATTGGCTTGGGTTGTCATGCCCGATCACTTTCATTGGCTGATCGAGCTACAGAAGTGCTCATTAAGCGAGCTGATGGGCAAAACAAAATCGTTGAGTACGCGAGCACTCAACCAATCAACAGGGCGAAGAGGGAGGCTCTGGCAGCATGGGTATCACGACAGGGCTTTGCGGCGAGAGGATGATTTGGTAAAGCTTGCTCGTTATGTTGTGGCAAATCCATTGCGGGCGGGAATATGCGAGCGGTTTGGCGACTATCCGTTGTGGGATGCGATCTGGCTTAATACTTGA
- a CDS encoding GlcG/HbpS family heme-binding protein yields MSALTLKVAVNLTTQAISAARAISAAPLTIAVLDAGGHLITLQREDGASLLRPQVAIGKAWGAIALGKGSRLLALDAQQRPAFFAALNSLGQGSVVPAPGGVLIRDQDGNVLGAVGISGDLSDVDEQCAISAIEAVGLRADAGVTA; encoded by the coding sequence ATGAGCGCTTTAACCTTGAAAGTCGCAGTCAACCTGACCACTCAGGCCATCTCCGCTGCGCGTGCAATCTCGGCAGCCCCGTTAACCATCGCAGTGCTGGACGCCGGCGGGCATCTGATCACCCTGCAACGCGAAGACGGCGCCAGCCTGCTACGCCCGCAGGTCGCCATCGGCAAAGCCTGGGGCGCCATCGCCCTCGGCAAAGGCTCGCGCCTGCTGGCACTGGACGCCCAGCAACGCCCGGCCTTCTTCGCCGCGTTGAATAGCCTGGGGCAGGGCAGCGTCGTGCCGGCACCGGGTGGCGTGTTGATTCGGGATCAGGACGGGAATGTGCTGGGAGCGGTGGGGATCAGCGGGGATCTGTCGGATGTTGATGAACAGTGTGCAATCAGTGCGATCGAGGCGGTTGGGTTGAGGGCGGATGCTGGGGTTACTGCCTGA
- the pyk gene encoding pyruvate kinase: MTPDKKVKILATLGPATDGIDDIRELVQAGVNIFRLNFSHGDHADHAQRYQWIREVERQLNYPLGILMDLQGPKLRVGKFAEGKVQLHRGQALRLDLDPTPGDQRRVNLPHPEIIAALEPGMDLLLDDGKLRLRVVTKYADAIDTTVLNGGELSDRKGVNVPQAVLDLSPLTAKDRRDLSFGLELGVDWVALSFVQRPEDIREARELIGDKAFLMAKIEKPSAVTQLREIAELSDAIMVARGDLGVEVPAESVPQIQKNIITICRQLGKPVVVATQMLESMRFSPAPTRAEVTDVANAVAEGADAVMLSAETASGEYPLEAVQMMSKIIRQVENGPDYQTQLDVSRPKAEATVSDAISCAIRRISNVLPVAVLVNYSESGTSSLRAARERPTVPILNLTPNLQTARRLTVAWGVHSVVNDRLRQVDEVCSTALEIAQAQGMAQRGDTLLITAGVPFGQPGSTNSLRIETLI; encoded by the coding sequence ATGACGCCTGATAAAAAGGTCAAAATCCTCGCCACCCTCGGCCCGGCCACCGACGGGATCGACGACATCCGTGAATTGGTGCAGGCCGGGGTCAACATTTTTCGCCTGAACTTCAGCCACGGCGATCACGCCGACCACGCCCAGCGCTATCAATGGATTCGTGAGGTCGAGCGCCAGTTGAATTACCCCCTGGGCATTCTGATGGACCTGCAAGGCCCGAAACTGCGGGTCGGCAAGTTCGCCGAGGGCAAGGTGCAGTTGCATCGCGGCCAAGCCTTGCGCCTGGACCTCGACCCGACACCGGGCGATCAGCGCCGCGTTAACTTGCCTCACCCGGAAATCATAGCCGCGCTGGAACCGGGCATGGACCTGCTGCTCGACGACGGCAAATTGCGCCTCCGCGTCGTCACCAAGTACGCCGACGCCATCGACACCACCGTGCTCAACGGCGGCGAATTGTCCGACCGCAAAGGGGTGAACGTGCCGCAAGCGGTGCTGGACCTGAGCCCGTTGACCGCCAAGGACCGTCGCGACTTGAGCTTCGGCCTGGAGCTGGGCGTGGACTGGGTCGCGCTGTCGTTTGTGCAACGCCCGGAAGACATCCGCGAAGCCCGCGAACTGATCGGCGACAAGGCGTTCCTGATGGCCAAGATCGAGAAGCCATCAGCCGTGACACAGCTGCGCGAGATCGCTGAATTGAGCGACGCGATCATGGTCGCTCGTGGTGACCTTGGCGTGGAAGTGCCGGCCGAAAGCGTGCCGCAGATTCAGAAAAACATCATCACAATCTGCCGTCAGCTCGGCAAACCGGTGGTGGTGGCGACACAAATGCTGGAGTCGATGCGCTTCTCCCCCGCGCCGACCCGCGCCGAGGTCACTGACGTGGCCAACGCCGTGGCCGAAGGTGCCGACGCGGTAATGCTGTCGGCGGAAACCGCGTCCGGCGAATACCCGCTGGAAGCCGTGCAGATGATGAGCAAGATCATCCGCCAGGTAGAAAACGGCCCGGACTACCAGACGCAGCTGGATGTCAGTCGGCCGAAAGCTGAGGCGACGGTTTCCGATGCGATCAGCTGCGCGATTCGGCGCATCAGCAACGTGCTGCCGGTGGCGGTGCTGGTCAATTACAGCGAGTCGGGCACTTCGAGTCTGCGTGCGGCGCGGGAACGGCCGACGGTGCCGATCCTCAACCTGACACCGAACCTGCAGACGGCGCGCCGTTTGACGGTGGCGTGGGGGGTGCATTCAGTGGTCAATGATCGGCTGCGGCAGGTGGACGAAGTGTGCTCGACGGCGCTGGAGATCGCACAGGCCCAGGGCATGGCGCAGCGCGGGGACACCTTATTGATCACCGCGGGTGTGCCGTTTGGGCAGCCGGGATCGACTAACTCACTGCGTATCGAGACGTTGATTTAA
- a CDS encoding MlaA family lipoprotein: MAKYLLLIAALLCAGVANADNSKANAPVVVGTDGFKEPLSKLKFNPGLDQREFERSTLNALAVYDPLEEWNRRVYHFNYRFDQWVFLPVVDGYRYITPGFLRTGVSNFFNNLGDVPNLVNSLLQFKGKRSLDTTARLLLNTTVGIAGLWDPATAMGLPRQNEDFGQTLGFYGVPGGAYFVLPILGPSNIRDTGGLAVDFTTESAINFLNVAQVSENHPEIWVLRSIDKRYQTSFRYGQLNSPFEYEKVRYVYTESRKLQIAE, encoded by the coding sequence GTGGCTAAATATCTCCTGCTTATCGCAGCGTTACTCTGTGCAGGCGTCGCCAATGCCGACAACAGCAAAGCCAACGCACCTGTCGTGGTCGGCACTGACGGCTTCAAAGAGCCGTTGAGCAAACTCAAATTCAACCCGGGGCTGGATCAGCGCGAGTTCGAGCGCTCGACACTCAACGCGCTGGCTGTCTATGACCCGCTGGAAGAGTGGAACCGTCGGGTTTATCACTTCAACTACCGTTTCGACCAGTGGGTGTTCCTGCCGGTAGTCGATGGTTACCGCTACATCACACCGGGTTTCCTGCGCACCGGCGTCAGCAACTTCTTCAATAACCTGGGCGATGTGCCGAACCTGGTGAACAGCTTGCTGCAGTTCAAGGGCAAGCGCTCGCTGGATACCACCGCGCGCCTGCTGCTCAACACCACCGTCGGCATCGCCGGCCTCTGGGATCCGGCTACCGCCATGGGCCTGCCGCGTCAGAACGAAGACTTCGGCCAGACCCTGGGCTTCTACGGTGTACCGGGCGGCGCGTACTTCGTACTGCCGATCCTCGGCCCTTCTAACATCCGCGACACGGGTGGCCTGGCCGTGGACTTCACTACCGAGTCTGCGATCAACTTCCTGAACGTCGCGCAAGTCAGCGAAAACCACCCGGAAATCTGGGTCCTGCGCAGTATCGACAAGCGCTATCAGACCAGCTTCCGTTATGGCCAACTGAACTCGCCGTTCGAGTACGAGAAAGTGCGTTACGTCTACACCGAGTCGCGCAAGTTGCAGATCGCCGAGTAA
- a CDS encoding glycerate kinase type-2 family protein translates to MSVDPQQLLRELFATAIDAAHPQHVLEAHLPKDRSGRVIVIGAGKAAAAMAQVVERCWQGEVSGLVVTRYGHGAPCEKIEVVEAAHPVPDAAGQAVAKRVLELVSNLTEEDRVIFLLSGGGSALLALPAKGITLADKQAINKALLKSGATIGEMNCVRKHLSAIKGGRLGKACWPATVYTYAISDVPGDLATVIASGPTVTDPSTSAEALAILKRYGIDVPASVRTWLQSPESETVKPGDPSLARSHFQLIARPQQSLEAAAVKCRQAGFSPLILGDLEGESREVAKVHAGIARQIVLHGQPLAAPCVILSGGETTVTVRGNGRGGRNAEFLLSLTDSLKGLPGVYALAGDTDGIDGSEDNAGAIMTPDSYARAAALGLSASDELDNNNGYGYFEALDALIVTEPTRTNVNDFRAILILESPKHDA, encoded by the coding sequence ATGTCGGTCGATCCGCAACAATTGCTGCGCGAGCTGTTTGCCACAGCCATCGACGCGGCCCATCCGCAACACGTCCTCGAAGCCCATTTACCCAAGGATCGCAGCGGTCGGGTGATCGTCATCGGCGCCGGTAAAGCCGCCGCCGCGATGGCCCAGGTGGTCGAGCGCTGCTGGCAGGGTGAAGTCTCAGGTCTGGTGGTGACGCGTTACGGTCACGGCGCCCCGTGCGAAAAAATCGAAGTCGTCGAAGCCGCTCACCCGGTGCCAGACGCCGCCGGCCAAGCCGTCGCCAAACGCGTATTGGAACTGGTCAGCAACCTGACCGAAGAAGACCGCGTGATCTTCCTGCTCTCGGGCGGTGGATCGGCGTTGCTCGCCCTTCCGGCCAAAGGCATCACCCTGGCCGACAAGCAAGCGATCAACAAAGCCCTGCTCAAATCCGGCGCCACCATCGGCGAGATGAACTGCGTGCGCAAGCACCTCTCGGCGATCAAGGGCGGCCGTCTCGGCAAAGCCTGTTGGCCTGCCACTGTTTATACCTACGCGATTTCCGATGTGCCGGGCGACCTCGCCACGGTCATCGCCTCCGGCCCGACCGTGACCGACCCAAGCACGTCGGCCGAAGCCCTGGCGATCCTCAAACGCTATGGCATTGATGTACCGGCCTCGGTGCGCACCTGGCTGCAAAGCCCGGAATCGGAAACCGTCAAACCTGGCGATCCGAGCCTGGCGCGCAGTCATTTCCAATTGATCGCCCGTCCGCAGCAATCCCTGGAAGCGGCAGCGGTGAAATGCCGTCAGGCCGGTTTCAGCCCGCTGATCCTCGGTGACCTGGAAGGCGAGTCCCGGGAAGTGGCGAAGGTCCACGCCGGCATCGCCCGGCAGATCGTCCTGCATGGCCAGCCCCTGGCGGCGCCTTGCGTGATTCTGTCCGGTGGCGAAACCACCGTCACCGTGCGCGGCAATGGTCGTGGCGGACGCAACGCCGAATTCCTCCTGAGCCTGACCGACAGCCTCAAAGGCCTGCCTGGCGTCTACGCGTTGGCTGGGGACACCGATGGCATCGACGGCTCCGAAGACAACGCCGGCGCAATCATGACCCCGGACAGCTACGCCCGCGCCGCCGCCCTCGGTTTGAGCGCCAGCGACGAGTTGGACAACAACAATGGCTACGGCTATTTCGAGGCGCTGGACGCACTGATCGTCACCGAGCCGACCCGCACCAACGTCAATGACTTCCGCGCCATCCTGATCCTCGAGAGCCCTAAACATGACGCCTGA
- a CDS encoding 2-hydroxy-3-oxopropionate reductase, with the protein MAKIGFIGTGIMGHPMALNLQKAGHSLFLSAHHDPAPADLVAAGAVALANPKEVAQEAEIIIIMVPDTPQVDDVLFREDGVAAGVGKGKIVIDMSSISPTATKAFAAKINEKGAQYLDAPVSGGEVGAKAATLSIMVGGDADAFERALPLFQAMGKNITLVGGNGDGQTAKVANQIIVALNIQAVAEALLFASKNGADPAKVREALMGGFASSKILEVHGERMIKGTFDPGFRISLHQKDLNLALQGAKELNINLPNTANTQQVFSTCAAIGGSNWDHSALIKGLEHMANFSIRDKK; encoded by the coding sequence ATGGCTAAAATCGGATTTATCGGCACCGGCATCATGGGCCACCCAATGGCGTTGAACCTGCAGAAAGCCGGTCATAGCCTGTTCCTGTCGGCGCACCACGACCCCGCGCCTGCCGACCTGGTTGCCGCTGGCGCCGTCGCCCTGGCGAACCCGAAAGAAGTGGCGCAGGAAGCTGAAATCATCATCATCATGGTGCCGGATACCCCACAGGTAGATGACGTACTGTTCCGCGAAGACGGCGTTGCGGCCGGTGTCGGCAAAGGCAAAATCGTCATCGACATGAGCTCGATCTCGCCGACCGCCACCAAGGCATTCGCAGCCAAGATCAACGAAAAAGGCGCGCAATACCTCGACGCGCCAGTGTCTGGCGGTGAAGTCGGCGCCAAGGCTGCGACCTTGAGCATCATGGTCGGCGGCGATGCCGATGCCTTCGAACGCGCCCTGCCGCTGTTCCAGGCGATGGGCAAGAACATCACCCTGGTCGGCGGCAACGGTGACGGTCAAACCGCGAAAGTGGCAAACCAGATCATCGTCGCGCTGAACATCCAGGCCGTGGCCGAAGCGCTGCTGTTCGCCTCGAAAAACGGTGCTGATCCGGCCAAGGTGCGTGAAGCACTGATGGGCGGCTTCGCGTCGTCGAAGATCCTCGAAGTGCACGGCGAGCGCATGATCAAAGGCACCTTCGACCCGGGCTTCCGCATCAGCCTGCACCAGAAGGACCTGAACCTGGCCCTGCAAGGCGCCAAGGAGCTGAACATCAATCTGCCGAATACCGCCAACACCCAGCAAGTGTTCAGCACCTGCGCGGCCATCGGTGGCAGCAATTGGGACCACTCGGCACTGATCAAGGGCCTGGAACACATGGCGAATTTTTCGATTCGAGATAAGAAGTAA
- a CDS encoding TetR/AcrR family transcriptional regulator: MSTIRERNKELILRAASEEFADKGFAATKTSDIAAKAGLPKPNVYYYFKSKENLYREVLESIIEPILQASTPFNADGVPSEVLSGYIRSKIRISRDLPFASKVFASEIMHGAPHLSADLVEQLNGQAKHNIDCIQTWIDRGQIAPIDPNHLMFSIWAATQTYADFDWQISAVTGKAKLDEADYEAAAQTIIRLVLKGCEPD; encoded by the coding sequence ATGAGCACTATCCGCGAGCGCAACAAAGAACTGATCCTGCGTGCCGCCAGTGAAGAATTTGCCGACAAGGGCTTTGCTGCGACCAAAACCAGCGACATCGCAGCCAAGGCGGGATTGCCCAAGCCCAACGTCTATTACTACTTCAAATCCAAGGAAAACCTCTACCGCGAGGTCCTGGAAAGCATCATCGAGCCGATTCTGCAGGCCTCGACGCCTTTCAATGCCGATGGGGTGCCAAGTGAAGTGCTCAGTGGCTACATTCGCTCGAAGATCCGCATTTCCCGCGACCTGCCCTTCGCCTCGAAGGTGTTCGCCAGCGAAATCATGCACGGCGCCCCGCACCTGAGCGCCGACCTGGTTGAGCAACTCAATGGCCAGGCCAAGCACAACATCGACTGCATCCAGACCTGGATCGACCGCGGGCAAATCGCCCCGATCGACCCCAACCACTTGATGTTCAGCATCTGGGCCGCCACCCAGACTTATGCCGACTTTGACTGGCAAATTTCTGCGGTGACCGGCAAGGCCAAACTGGATGAGGCGGACTATGAAGCGGCGGCGCAGACGATTATTCGGCTGGTGTTGAAGGGGTGTGAGCCAGACTGA
- the hyi gene encoding hydroxypyruvate isomerase, with protein MPRFAANLSMLFTEQDFLARFEAAAKAGFSGVEYLFPYDFSSAEIKAKLDANGLTQVLFNLPAGDWAKGERGIACLPDRVEEFRAGVDLAIAYAQVLGNTQVNCLAGIRPQGIDDATVEKTFVANLKYAADKLQAAGIKLVMEAINTRDIPGFYLNNTAQALSIREQVGSANLFLQYDIYHMQIMEGDLARTMAAHLGEINHIQLADNPGRNEPGTGEINYRFLFEHLDRIGYQGWIGCEYKPLTTTEAGLGWLKTHNAI; from the coding sequence ATGCCGCGTTTCGCAGCCAACCTGTCCATGCTGTTCACCGAACAGGATTTCCTCGCCCGTTTCGAAGCGGCCGCCAAGGCCGGCTTCAGTGGTGTCGAATACCTGTTCCCTTACGACTTCAGCTCTGCCGAGATCAAGGCCAAGCTCGATGCCAACGGCCTGACCCAGGTGCTGTTCAACCTGCCGGCCGGTGACTGGGCCAAGGGTGAGCGCGGTATCGCGTGCCTGCCGGACCGTGTTGAAGAGTTCCGCGCCGGTGTCGACCTGGCCATCGCCTACGCACAAGTGCTGGGCAACACCCAGGTCAACTGCCTGGCCGGTATTCGTCCACAAGGCATCGACGATGCCACCGTGGAAAAAACCTTCGTCGCCAACCTCAAGTACGCCGCCGACAAGCTGCAAGCGGCCGGCATCAAGCTGGTGATGGAAGCGATCAACACCCGCGACATTCCGGGTTTCTACCTGAACAACACCGCGCAAGCCTTGTCGATTCGCGAACAGGTCGGCAGCGCCAACCTGTTCCTGCAATACGACATCTACCACATGCAAATCATGGAGGGCGACCTGGCCCGCACCATGGCCGCGCACCTGGGCGAGATCAACCACATCCAGTTGGCCGACAACCCAGGGCGCAACGAACCGGGCACCGGTGAAATCAACTACCGCTTCCTGTTCGAACACCTGGACCGCATCGGTTATCAGGGGTGGATCGGCTGTGAATACAAGCCGCTGACCACCACTGAAGCGGGTCTGGGCTGGCTGAAAACCCATAACGCGATCTAA
- a CDS encoding DUF808 domain-containing protein: MAGSSLLVLIDDIAAVLDDVALMTKMAAKKTAGVLGDDLALNAQQVSGVRAEREIPVVWAVAKGSFRNKLILVPSALAISAFIPWLVTPLLMVGGAYLCFEGFEKLAHKFLHSKAEDQAEHAELVEAVADPAVDLVAFEQDKIKGAVRTDFILSAEIIAITLGTVADASLTQQVIVLSGIAIIMTIGVYGLVAGIVKLDDLGLWLTQKPGQMAKSIGGGILRAAPYMMKSLSVIGTAAMFLVGGGILTHGVPVVHHWIESVSAGAGGAGFIVPTLLNAVAGIVAGAVVLAGVMVASKIWKALKG, from the coding sequence ATGGCAGGAAGCAGTTTGCTGGTGTTGATCGACGACATCGCAGCAGTACTCGACGATGTGGCGTTGATGACCAAAATGGCCGCCAAGAAAACCGCTGGTGTACTCGGCGATGATCTGGCGCTCAATGCCCAGCAGGTCAGCGGTGTGCGCGCCGAACGGGAAATTCCGGTGGTTTGGGCGGTCGCCAAAGGCTCCTTTCGCAATAAATTGATCCTGGTGCCGTCGGCGTTGGCCATCAGCGCCTTCATTCCCTGGCTGGTCACGCCGCTGTTGATGGTCGGTGGCGCGTACCTGTGTTTCGAAGGTTTCGAGAAACTCGCCCACAAGTTTCTGCACAGCAAAGCTGAAGATCAGGCTGAACATGCAGAACTGGTCGAGGCGGTGGCTGATCCGGCGGTCGATCTGGTGGCGTTTGAGCAGGACAAGATCAAAGGCGCCGTCCGTACGGATTTCATTCTGTCGGCGGAAATCATCGCGATCACCCTGGGCACTGTGGCAGATGCGTCGTTGACCCAACAGGTCATCGTGCTGTCGGGTATTGCCATCATCATGACCATCGGCGTTTACGGACTGGTGGCGGGTATCGTCAAACTTGACGACCTGGGCCTGTGGCTGACCCAGAAACCCGGGCAGATGGCCAAAAGCATCGGTGGTGGAATTCTGCGCGCAGCGCCGTACATGATGAAAAGCCTGTCGGTGATCGGCACCGCGGCGATGTTCCTGGTCGGCGGCGGGATTCTGACCCATGGCGTGCCGGTGGTTCATCACTGGATTGAAAGCGTCAGTGCCGGTGCGGGCGGTGCCGGGTTTATCGTGCCGACGTTGCTGAATGCGGTGGCGGGGATTGTGGCGGGGGCGGTGGTGTTGGCGGGTGTGATGGTTGCCAGCAAAATCTGGAAAGCGCTGAAAGGCTGA
- a CDS encoding serine/threonine protein kinase — protein MLRSLRFAALFGGLILSASALAVDIDAASYGYPLTNPFEATIATTPPDLRPELPLDDDIDQKTRSVTLRPEREFQLPDNFWPVKKLTYRIATQEKAAPLIFLIAGTGARYDSSINEYLKKLYYKAGYHVVQLSSPTSFDFMSAASRFATPGITKEDAEDMYRVMQAVRAQNPNVPVTDYYLSGYSLGALDAAFVAHLDETRRSFNFKKVLLLNPPVNLYTSITNLDKLVQTEVKGINSSTTFYELVLNKLTRYFQQKGYIDLNDALLYDFQQSKQHLTNEQMAMLIGTSFRFSAADIAFTSDLINRRGLITPPKYPITEGTSLTPFLKRALQCDFDCYITEQVIPMWRARTDGGSLLQLIDQVSLYALKDYLHDSPKIAVMHNADDVILGPGDLGFLRKTFGDRLTVYPLGGHCGNLNYRVNSDAMLEFFRG, from the coding sequence ATGCTCCGTTCCTTGCGCTTCGCCGCCCTGTTTGGCGGCCTGATATTAAGTGCGTCCGCATTGGCGGTCGACATCGACGCTGCCAGTTATGGCTATCCCCTGACCAACCCGTTCGAGGCGACTATCGCCACGACGCCGCCGGACCTGCGTCCGGAGTTACCGCTGGACGACGACATCGATCAGAAGACACGCAGCGTGACATTGCGCCCGGAGCGGGAATTCCAACTGCCGGACAACTTCTGGCCGGTCAAAAAACTGACCTACCGCATCGCCACCCAGGAAAAAGCCGCACCGCTGATCTTCCTGATCGCCGGTACCGGTGCGCGCTATGACAGCAGCATTAACGAATACCTGAAAAAGCTCTATTACAAGGCCGGCTACCACGTGGTGCAACTGTCGTCGCCCACTAGCTTCGACTTCATGAGCGCAGCCTCACGCTTTGCCACACCCGGTATCACCAAGGAAGACGCCGAAGACATGTATCGCGTGATGCAGGCCGTGCGGGCACAAAACCCGAACGTCCCCGTTACCGATTACTACCTGAGTGGCTACAGCCTGGGCGCACTGGATGCGGCATTCGTCGCGCATCTGGACGAAACCCGCCGCAGCTTCAACTTCAAGAAAGTCTTGCTGCTCAACCCGCCGGTCAACCTCTACACCTCGATCACCAACCTGGACAAACTGGTCCAGACCGAGGTCAAGGGCATCAACAGCAGCACCACCTTCTATGAACTGGTGCTGAACAAATTGACCCGCTACTTCCAGCAGAAGGGCTATATCGACCTCAACGACGCCCTGCTCTACGACTTTCAGCAGTCCAAGCAGCACCTGACCAACGAACAGATGGCTATGCTGATCGGCACCTCGTTCCGCTTTTCGGCGGCCGACATTGCCTTCACCTCGGACCTGATCAACCGTCGCGGCCTGATCACCCCGCCTAAATACCCGATCACTGAAGGCACCAGCCTCACGCCGTTCCTCAAGCGTGCGCTGCAATGCGACTTCGATTGCTACATCACCGAGCAAGTCATCCCGATGTGGCGTGCCCGCACCGACGGCGGCAGCCTGCTGCAACTGATCGACCAGGTCAGCCTGTACGCCCTCAAGGATTACCTGCACGACAGCCCGAAGATCGCCGTCATGCACAACGCTGACGATGTGATTCTCGGCCCTGGCGATCTTGGCTTCCTGCGCAAGACCTTCGGCGATCGCTTGACCGTTTATCCATTGGGCGGCCATTGCGGCAACCTTAACTACCGCGTCAACAGCGACGCCATGCTGGAGTTTTTCCGTGGCTAA